A genomic stretch from Colwellia sp. Arc7-635 includes:
- a CDS encoding GNAT family N-acetyltransferase has protein sequence MNIEVIENPDSELIAFLDEKIAEFNWARWEVSERKAIAVKLNDENGLVIAGAAGRTFGDWLMINTLWVCETLRGQQVGSKILHQIEQAALARGCDKALLDTLNFQAMPFYEKHGYQVQWTQQGYPKTGCKYYMVKQLSRGSVASA, from the coding sequence TTGAACATTGAAGTGATTGAAAACCCCGATAGCGAGCTGATCGCATTTTTAGATGAAAAAATTGCTGAATTTAATTGGGCGCGCTGGGAAGTTAGTGAACGTAAAGCTATCGCGGTGAAGTTAAACGATGAAAATGGGCTTGTTATTGCCGGCGCTGCAGGCAGAACCTTTGGTGATTGGCTAATGATTAATACTTTGTGGGTCTGCGAAACGTTACGAGGCCAACAAGTAGGCAGTAAAATATTACACCAAATAGAGCAGGCTGCACTCGCTCGAGGTTGTGATAAAGCCTTGCTCGATACCTTGAATTTTCAGGCCATGCCTTTCTATGAAAAGCATGGTTATCAAGTGCAATGGACACAGCAAGGCTATCCTAAAACTGGTTGTAAATATTATATGGTTAAGCAACTGAGCCGTGGTTCAGTTGCTTCTGCTTGA
- a CDS encoding IS110 family transposase has protein sequence MSKHNIVFIGLDTHKVSTEVAHIEDQRGAKTVHQGKIKTTKAAITKLASQYQSKYPNATLHFVYEAGPCGYWIYRLLTSLGHCCYVVAPSLIPKKPGDKVKTDKRDAMKLAKLLKSEDLTPIYVPEPEDEAIRDLSRARETAMKDLKDAKYQLKGLFLRNNISTKVKDNWSNQHLRWLTELVLPHPSQQIVLQEMIQTITERIKRVERLVNELAHQAKLWRYYPVVQALQAMRGIRFLVAVGTIAELGDLRRFDHPRKLMAYLGLVPKENSSGDNRKQGAITKCGNGRARRLLIEGAQTYKHNANVSTELQKRQETLPKVVIDIAWKAQLRLCRRYKRLMQRGKHRNIVVAAIAREMLAYIWAISREVILVPVDPSTRISRVPA, from the coding sequence ATGAGTAAACATAACATAGTTTTTATTGGATTAGATACCCATAAAGTATCGACTGAAGTTGCACATATTGAAGACCAACGTGGCGCAAAAACGGTTCATCAAGGAAAAATTAAAACAACTAAAGCCGCAATCACTAAACTTGCTAGCCAATATCAATCTAAATATCCCAATGCGACATTGCATTTTGTTTATGAAGCAGGCCCCTGTGGCTATTGGATTTATCGACTACTGACGAGCTTAGGTCATTGCTGCTATGTCGTTGCGCCTTCGCTTATCCCTAAAAAGCCAGGGGATAAAGTAAAAACAGATAAACGTGATGCGATGAAACTGGCTAAGTTGCTTAAATCTGAAGACTTAACGCCTATTTATGTCCCTGAGCCTGAAGATGAAGCTATTCGTGACTTGTCCCGAGCACGCGAAACTGCCATGAAAGATTTAAAGGATGCTAAATACCAACTTAAAGGTCTGTTTTTACGTAATAACATTAGCACCAAGGTAAAAGATAACTGGTCAAATCAACATTTACGTTGGCTAACTGAGTTAGTTTTGCCGCATCCAAGCCAACAAATTGTACTGCAAGAGATGATACAAACCATTACCGAACGTATTAAGCGCGTTGAACGATTAGTTAATGAATTAGCACATCAAGCAAAACTATGGCGCTATTATCCAGTTGTTCAAGCATTGCAAGCGATGCGAGGTATTCGTTTTTTAGTCGCTGTAGGCACTATTGCTGAGTTAGGTGATTTAAGACGCTTTGACCACCCGAGAAAACTCATGGCTTATTTAGGATTAGTGCCCAAAGAAAACTCAAGTGGCGACAACCGAAAACAAGGTGCAATCACTAAATGTGGTAATGGCCGAGCACGGCGGTTACTCATTGAAGGGGCTCAAACCTATAAGCACAACGCAAACGTGTCAACCGAGCTACAAAAGCGGCAAGAAACACTGCCTAAGGTCGTTATTGATATTGCTTGGAAAGCCCAATTAAGGCTTTGCCGACGATACAAGCGCCTCATGCAACGCGGTAAGCATCGTAATATTGTTGTCGCTGCCATTGCCCGTGAAATGCTCGCTTATATCTGGGCGATATCACGAGAAGTAATATTAGTGCCTGTTGACCCAAGTACACGTATTTCAAGGGTACCCGCATAA
- a CDS encoding DUF523 and DUF1722 domain-containing protein, whose product MNNKISIGISSCLLGHKVRFDSGHKNNSYISNTLSEYFDFIPFCPEVDIGLGIPRETIRLVLLDEKVHCVGSKNPDLDVTERLKDCAQAQQSWQQSLSGYILKKDSPSCGMERVRLYKGDMPDRIGVGIYAQKLMENFPDLPVEEEGRLGDAILRENFIQRVFIYARWQALFAEEFSLKNLNSFHAQHKYIFMSHSQSLAKELGHWLAQAHGQEPGEVLKQYLSKMMVILKLRASRKGHVNTLQHLQGYLKSYISADDKAELVDIIDQYRNGLLPLIVPITLLRHHFRRFPNEYITDSYYMKPHPKELMLLNSL is encoded by the coding sequence ATGAATAACAAGATATCAATAGGCATTAGTAGCTGTTTATTAGGTCATAAAGTGCGATTCGACTCTGGGCATAAGAATAATTCTTATATTAGTAATACCCTCAGCGAGTATTTTGATTTTATTCCTTTTTGCCCAGAGGTCGATATTGGTCTGGGTATTCCGCGTGAAACCATTCGATTAGTGCTGCTAGATGAAAAAGTGCATTGTGTCGGTTCAAAAAATCCAGATTTAGATGTCACCGAACGACTCAAAGATTGTGCTCAGGCGCAACAGTCGTGGCAACAAAGCCTCAGTGGTTACATATTAAAGAAAGACTCACCTAGTTGCGGTATGGAGCGTGTACGATTATATAAAGGTGATATGCCGGATCGTATAGGTGTTGGCATCTATGCGCAAAAATTAATGGAAAATTTTCCCGATTTACCCGTTGAAGAAGAAGGTCGATTAGGTGATGCAATATTACGAGAAAACTTCATTCAACGCGTGTTCATCTACGCACGTTGGCAAGCATTGTTTGCTGAAGAATTTTCATTGAAAAACCTTAATAGTTTTCATGCTCAGCATAAGTATATTTTTATGAGCCATAGCCAATCTTTGGCGAAAGAGCTAGGTCACTGGTTAGCTCAAGCACATGGCCAAGAGCCTGGCGAAGTATTGAAGCAATACTTAAGTAAAATGATGGTGATATTAAAGTTAAGAGCGAGTCGTAAAGGCCACGTTAATACTTTGCAGCATCTTCAAGGCTATTTAAAAAGTTATATCAGTGCCGATGATAAAGCAGAATTGGTTGATATTATTGATCAATACCGTAATGGTTTACTGCCATTGATTGTACCAATAACTTTGTTGCGTCATCATTTTAGACGTTTCCCGAACGAGTACATTACCGACTCTTACTATATGAAACCACATCCAAAAGAGCTGATGTTATTAAATAGTTTATAG
- a CDS encoding DUF4760 domain-containing protein — protein sequence MLNCSDKDSLCTTILSHIDQTPVLIPASITAVIAVFGIMLTVISLRSSYKLARTKNSLDFEKAIEDSTRYSKSHIEIASFKNQTNLDVSALKAIANDPKLDYEAYKAATNILNWWERGANGIKCKAYREDVLFKVYCSEVLNISNYLMPFIEQRRDTRNNPYIFKEFIWLNKRWSRKRSRQKTFKPSKILTVFIIATLTFTFLYITNT from the coding sequence TTGTTGAATTGCAGCGATAAGGATAGTCTCTGTACTACAATTCTATCTCATATAGACCAAACTCCTGTTTTAATTCCTGCCTCGATTACTGCTGTTATAGCAGTGTTCGGTATAATGCTAACTGTAATATCCTTAAGATCTAGTTATAAACTAGCTAGAACTAAAAACTCTTTAGACTTTGAAAAAGCAATTGAAGACTCAACGCGTTATTCGAAATCTCATATAGAAATAGCCTCGTTCAAAAACCAAACTAACTTAGATGTTTCTGCTCTTAAAGCAATAGCAAACGATCCCAAATTAGATTATGAAGCTTATAAAGCAGCTACTAATATATTGAATTGGTGGGAAAGAGGAGCAAATGGAATTAAATGTAAAGCATATCGAGAAGATGTTTTATTTAAGGTTTATTGCTCAGAAGTTTTAAATATTTCTAATTACCTCATGCCTTTTATTGAACAAAGAAGAGATACTCGAAATAATCCTTATATATTTAAAGAATTTATCTGGCTAAATAAACGATGGAGTCGCAAACGGAGTAGGCAAAAAACCTTCAAACCAAGTAAAATCCTCACTGTTTTCATTATTGCTACATTAACATTTACATTTCTGTATATAACAAACACATAA
- a CDS encoding amidohydrolase family protein, with amino-acid sequence MSKLRSKISSLALSVALVLGTTQSTFAETPEASKTEKWSVNNPQGEFTSAKIDVRQGTWMNVDLSPDGKTLVFDLLGDIYTLPIEGGEAKALMTDIAWQMQPRFSPDGKYIAFTSDEDGGDNLWIMKADGSAGKAVSSETFRLLNSPAWSPDGNYIVGRKHFTGSRSLGAGEVWMYHKSGGNGVMLTKRPNEQKDLGEPAFSHDGKYVYFSQDATPGKTFHYSKDSEKGIYKIKRLELATGDIKVVVSGKGGAIRPVPSPDGKFLAYISRDDFQSNLYLYDLKSGKETLVFENLDRDMQETWAIHGVYPNMAWLPNSEGMVFWSGGQINKLDLESKKTSIIPFHVKTEKKIQTALRFQQDVDQDNFDVKMLRDVEVSPDGRKVVYESMGHIYVRTIADGKVKGKAKRLTKQKSHFELNPSFSRDGKYVVYSTWDDQKLGEIRIVSTRGGKSRVVTNEPGKYVEPSFSPDGKTVVYRKASGGYITDPTWGLNPGIYTTKVKNGSAKLVTESGELPHFGAKNDRIYVLRNGETPQLMKISLDNSSIADKEQALYQGKFATEYKVSPDGKYLAFAERFKVFVTPFVERGDVIDIGPSAKNLPVKKLSVRAGEGINWNGDSNELYWSLGPDLYQASVSGLFDITEKKVVAKADADADSSAEQAKDASISAPLQTYLGYKEKTDKPSGRVAFVGGKVITMEGDQVIENGVVVVEGNKIIAVGQQGQVDIPSNAKVIDVTGKSIMPGLIDAHAHGPQGSNEIIPQQNWKNYAGLSLGVTTIHDPSNDTTEFFAASEMQKAGDIVAPRLFSTGSILYGATVAGYTSHVDSLDDAKFHIERLKKAGVFSVKSYNQPRRNQRQQMIQAAREAEILVVPEGGSLLQHNLSMIIDGHTTLEHSISTAKIYDDIKQLWSQSEMAYTPTMGVAYGGISGEHFWYDTTDVWKHPRLSKYVPSEFLDPRSMRRTKAPHNHYNHLNVAKVAKELQDLGVVVNAGGHGQREGLAMHWEMWMMAQGGMSPLEAIRTATMSSAHTLGLDSQLGSLKVGKLADILVIDGDVSENIRLSDRVTYTMINGRLYNAETMNEVGNYDNKRDKFYFEK; translated from the coding sequence ATGTCTAAACTTAGGTCTAAAATCTCCTCACTTGCTTTGAGTGTTGCACTCGTATTAGGGACAACACAATCTACCTTTGCTGAAACACCAGAGGCAAGCAAAACTGAAAAATGGTCGGTAAATAATCCGCAAGGCGAATTTACTAGCGCAAAAATTGATGTTCGCCAAGGTACTTGGATGAATGTTGATCTTAGCCCTGATGGTAAAACCTTAGTATTTGATTTGTTGGGAGATATTTACACACTTCCGATTGAAGGTGGTGAAGCCAAAGCCTTAATGACTGATATCGCTTGGCAAATGCAACCACGCTTTAGCCCTGATGGTAAGTATATTGCTTTTACGTCTGATGAAGATGGTGGTGATAACCTATGGATTATGAAAGCGGATGGTAGTGCAGGTAAAGCGGTAAGTAGTGAAACTTTTCGTTTATTAAATAGCCCAGCATGGTCACCTGACGGTAATTATATTGTGGGTCGTAAGCATTTTACTGGTTCTCGCTCTTTAGGTGCTGGCGAAGTATGGATGTACCACAAAAGTGGTGGCAATGGTGTGATGTTAACCAAGCGTCCTAATGAGCAAAAAGATTTAGGCGAACCGGCGTTTTCGCATGACGGAAAATATGTTTATTTCTCACAAGATGCAACGCCGGGTAAAACCTTCCACTACAGTAAAGATTCTGAAAAAGGCATTTATAAAATTAAACGTCTTGAGCTTGCTACCGGTGACATTAAAGTCGTTGTTTCAGGTAAGGGTGGTGCTATACGACCTGTGCCGTCGCCAGATGGTAAGTTCTTAGCCTATATTAGTCGTGATGACTTCCAGTCAAATTTATACTTGTATGATCTAAAAAGCGGTAAAGAAACCCTAGTTTTTGAAAACTTAGACCGAGATATGCAAGAAACTTGGGCAATTCATGGTGTTTATCCGAATATGGCTTGGTTGCCAAACAGCGAAGGCATGGTGTTCTGGTCGGGTGGTCAAATCAATAAACTCGACCTTGAAAGTAAAAAAACCTCGATAATCCCTTTTCATGTGAAAACCGAGAAGAAAATCCAAACCGCGTTGCGCTTTCAACAAGATGTAGACCAAGATAACTTTGATGTGAAAATGTTGCGTGATGTCGAAGTATCACCAGACGGTCGAAAAGTGGTTTACGAATCAATGGGCCATATTTATGTACGCACCATTGCTGACGGTAAAGTAAAAGGTAAAGCTAAACGCTTAACGAAACAAAAATCTCATTTTGAATTGAACCCTAGCTTTTCTCGTGATGGCAAATACGTAGTTTACAGTACTTGGGATGATCAAAAACTTGGCGAAATTCGCATTGTTTCTACTCGTGGCGGTAAAAGTCGTGTAGTGACCAACGAACCCGGTAAATATGTTGAGCCTAGCTTTTCACCAGACGGTAAAACCGTGGTATATCGTAAAGCTTCAGGCGGCTATATTACCGATCCAACGTGGGGTTTAAATCCTGGTATTTATACCACTAAGGTTAAGAATGGTAGTGCAAAACTGGTAACTGAGTCAGGCGAATTACCGCATTTTGGTGCTAAAAACGATCGTATTTACGTTTTACGTAATGGTGAAACGCCACAACTAATGAAAATTAGTTTAGATAACTCATCAATAGCTGATAAAGAACAAGCGCTTTATCAAGGCAAGTTTGCTACTGAATATAAAGTCTCACCTGATGGTAAATATTTAGCGTTTGCAGAGCGCTTTAAAGTCTTTGTTACACCGTTTGTTGAACGTGGCGATGTGATCGATATTGGCCCTTCAGCGAAAAACCTACCAGTGAAAAAATTATCAGTACGTGCCGGCGAAGGTATTAACTGGAATGGCGACTCTAATGAACTGTATTGGAGTTTAGGCCCTGATCTTTATCAAGCGAGTGTCAGTGGTTTATTTGATATAACAGAGAAAAAGGTTGTTGCTAAAGCTGATGCTGATGCTGATAGCAGTGCAGAGCAGGCAAAAGACGCGTCAATATCTGCGCCGCTTCAAACCTACTTAGGCTATAAAGAGAAAACCGATAAGCCTTCAGGCCGCGTTGCTTTTGTTGGTGGTAAAGTTATTACCATGGAAGGTGATCAAGTCATTGAAAATGGCGTAGTTGTGGTTGAAGGCAATAAAATTATTGCTGTTGGTCAGCAAGGACAAGTGGATATTCCGTCCAATGCTAAGGTGATTGACGTTACTGGCAAATCAATTATGCCGGGCTTAATTGATGCCCATGCTCATGGCCCACAAGGCAGCAATGAAATTATTCCACAGCAAAACTGGAAAAATTATGCTGGCTTATCGCTCGGGGTAACCACTATTCACGATCCATCGAATGATACCACTGAATTTTTTGCTGCTAGCGAAATGCAAAAAGCCGGTGATATTGTTGCGCCGAGATTATTCTCAACCGGTAGTATTTTATACGGTGCTACAGTTGCGGGTTACACCTCGCATGTCGATAGCTTAGACGATGCTAAATTCCATATTGAACGTTTGAAAAAAGCCGGCGTGTTTAGTGTTAAAAGCTATAACCAACCGCGTCGTAATCAACGTCAACAGATGATACAAGCTGCGCGCGAAGCCGAAATATTAGTGGTGCCAGAAGGTGGTTCATTACTGCAACATAACTTATCTATGATTATTGATGGTCATACAACGTTAGAGCATTCCATTTCAACTGCGAAAATTTATGATGACATTAAGCAATTATGGTCACAATCTGAAATGGCTTACACACCAACAATGGGTGTAGCTTACGGCGGTATTTCAGGTGAACACTTTTGGTATGACACTACCGATGTTTGGAAGCACCCGCGTTTGAGTAAGTATGTCCCAAGTGAGTTTTTAGACCCGCGTTCAATGCGTCGTACTAAAGCGCCACATAATCATTACAACCATCTCAATGTTGCTAAAGTCGCAAAAGAGCTACAAGACTTAGGTGTTGTGGTTAACGCTGGTGGTCACGGCCAACGTGAAGGTTTAGCGATGCATTGGGAAATGTGGATGATGGCGCAAGGTGGCATGTCGCCATTGGAAGCTATTCGCACAGCAACCATGTCTTCTGCGCATACCTTAGGACTAGACAGCCAGTTAGGTTCATTAAAAGTCGGAAAGCTTGCTGATATTTTAGTGATTGACGGTGATGTAAGCGAAAATATTCGTTTATCTGACCGAGTTACTTACACTATGATTAATGGCCGTTTGTATAACGCCGAAACCATGAATGAAGTCGGTAATTACGATAATAAACGCGATAAATTCTATTTTGAAAAATAG
- a CDS encoding flavin prenyltransferase UbiX, whose product MQNQATKINNSSEFEKKITLAITGASGSAYALRLLECLVAANYQVYLLCSSAARVVFDTEVGLKLPSSPDAASQFFTEHFNAKPEQIIVFGKEQWFSPVASGSAAPKTMVVCPCSTGTLAAISQGMSDNLIERAADVVIKERGQLILVPRETPFSTIHLQNMLSLSQIGVTIMPAAPGFYHQPESINDLIDFMVGRLLDHLNIAQTIMPRWGYQAFPNKGNKTN is encoded by the coding sequence GTGCAAAATCAAGCAACAAAAATTAATAACAGCAGTGAGTTTGAGAAAAAAATAACCTTAGCGATCACCGGTGCTTCTGGCTCGGCTTACGCGCTGCGGTTATTAGAGTGCTTAGTGGCTGCCAATTACCAAGTGTATTTATTGTGCTCGAGTGCTGCTCGTGTGGTGTTTGATACTGAAGTCGGTTTGAAGTTACCAAGCTCACCCGATGCTGCCAGTCAATTTTTTACCGAACACTTCAATGCTAAGCCGGAACAAATTATCGTTTTTGGTAAAGAACAGTGGTTTTCTCCTGTTGCATCAGGCTCAGCAGCGCCAAAAACTATGGTGGTTTGTCCATGTTCTACCGGTACGTTGGCGGCTATTAGCCAGGGTATGAGTGATAATTTAATTGAGCGTGCGGCTGATGTGGTGATTAAAGAGCGAGGGCAATTAATTTTAGTGCCGCGTGAAACACCATTTTCAACTATTCACTTGCAGAACATGCTGTCGCTCTCGCAAATTGGCGTTACTATTATGCCGGCAGCACCGGGTTTTTATCATCAACCTGAGTCGATCAATGATCTGATTGATTTTATGGTCGGGCGTTTACTCGATCATTTAAATATCGCGCAAACCATTATGCCGCGCTGGGGTTATCAAGCATTTCCAAATAAGGGAAATAAAACCAACTAG
- a CDS encoding type II toxin-antitoxin system RelE/ParE family toxin, with protein MNKFVLSSEAKTDLIKIAKYTQITWGVSQRNDYLKVLDTTFKLLASEPELGMNCDYIREGYSKYPQASHVIYYKEHKDNQILIVRILHKSMDVNPAL; from the coding sequence ATGAATAAGTTTGTATTATCTTCTGAAGCCAAAACAGACTTAATTAAAATAGCTAAATATACCCAAATAACTTGGGGAGTATCTCAGCGAAACGACTACCTAAAGGTATTAGATACTACATTTAAGTTGTTAGCCTCTGAACCCGAGTTAGGTATGAATTGCGATTACATTAGAGAAGGTTACAGCAAATACCCACAAGCTAGTCATGTGATTTATTACAAAGAGCACAAAGACAATCAAATCCTTATAGTGCGTATATTACATAAAAGTATGGATGTTAACCCCGCACTCTAG
- a CDS encoding transposase codes for MKAYNVNDFAALIGIDWADKKHDICEHPVDSEKYHYSIIKSKAEALHEWAMNLKKRYPNQQIAVVCELKKGPLIYALAKYSHLTLFTINPSTVAKYRKAFTPSGAKDDPSDALIQVEILTLHMDKLSVIEPESAAMRSLTQLVEYRRNLVQDSVDLSNKITASLKNYYPQALEWFKEKDTFIFCDFISKWPSLAHAKRAKKQTLLDFFNSHNSHYAHVNEARILGIKSAMELTEDTGVIEPNQLLVGVLIAQFKVLLKGIQSLNKVIKKAYKAQDDNVIFDSLPGAGQQFSPRLLVAFGSKRDRYNDASELQKYAGIAPVIERSGKKMWTHWRYSCPTFLRQTFVEWAGFSIRYSFWAKAYYEQQKSKGKPHNSIIRSLAFKWIRIVFRCWKTNTPYDESKYLEALKRRGSPLLKFAINS; via the coding sequence ATGAAAGCATATAACGTTAATGATTTCGCTGCCTTAATCGGCATTGATTGGGCAGATAAAAAACATGACATCTGTGAGCATCCGGTTGATTCAGAAAAGTACCACTACTCAATTATTAAGAGTAAAGCCGAAGCACTACACGAATGGGCAATGAACCTTAAAAAACGATACCCAAACCAACAAATAGCTGTAGTTTGCGAACTCAAAAAAGGGCCTCTTATTTATGCGCTCGCCAAATACAGTCACCTCACTTTATTTACCATCAATCCTTCAACCGTTGCTAAATACCGTAAAGCGTTTACGCCAAGTGGCGCGAAAGATGACCCGTCTGATGCGCTGATACAAGTAGAAATACTCACCCTACATATGGACAAACTCAGCGTCATTGAACCTGAATCAGCCGCTATGCGCTCCCTAACTCAGTTGGTTGAATATCGACGAAACTTAGTGCAAGACAGTGTAGATTTATCCAATAAAATAACGGCTTCACTCAAGAATTACTACCCGCAAGCACTTGAATGGTTTAAAGAAAAAGATACCTTTATCTTCTGTGATTTCATCAGTAAATGGCCATCACTTGCTCACGCCAAAAGAGCAAAGAAACAAACACTATTAGACTTTTTTAATAGCCACAATTCACACTACGCACACGTTAATGAGGCGCGTATTTTGGGTATTAAGAGTGCTATGGAATTAACCGAAGACACCGGAGTGATAGAGCCAAATCAACTTTTAGTTGGTGTGCTTATTGCGCAATTCAAAGTATTGCTAAAGGGAATTCAATCGCTAAATAAAGTAATAAAAAAGGCTTACAAAGCGCAAGATGACAACGTTATTTTTGATAGCCTTCCTGGTGCAGGACAGCAATTCTCACCACGATTATTAGTCGCCTTTGGCAGCAAAAGAGACCGTTACAATGATGCCTCTGAGTTGCAAAAATACGCAGGTATTGCGCCGGTTATTGAACGTAGTGGTAAGAAGATGTGGACTCATTGGCGATACAGTTGCCCAACTTTTTTAAGGCAAACCTTCGTTGAATGGGCGGGGTTTTCGATACGTTATTCATTTTGGGCAAAGGCTTATTATGAGCAACAAAAAAGCAAAGGAAAACCACATAACAGTATTATAAGGTCGCTCGCTTTCAAGTGGATTAGGATAGTATTTAGGTGCTGGAAAACTAATACACCATACGATGAGTCTAAATATTTAGAGGCATTGAAACGAAGAGGTTCGCCACTGTTAAAATTTGCAATAAATAGCTAA
- a CDS encoding type II toxin-antitoxin system ParD family antitoxin: MAKNTSVTLGDHFDQFINQQLSTGRYGSASEIIRAGLRALEDQEAKLLNLRNMLIQGEQSGVAEYSYESLLTELDKDNHDRSS, encoded by the coding sequence ATGGCTAAAAACACAAGCGTAACACTAGGCGATCATTTTGATCAGTTTATAAACCAACAACTTAGCACTGGTCGCTATGGCTCAGCAAGTGAAATTATTAGAGCTGGATTAAGAGCCTTGGAAGATCAAGAAGCTAAGCTTTTAAATTTACGTAATATGTTAATCCAAGGCGAACAGAGTGGCGTTGCCGAATACAGCTATGAAAGCTTATTGACTGAATTAGATAAAGATAACCATGATAGGTCTAGTTAA